From one Melospiza melodia melodia isolate bMelMel2 chromosome 4, bMelMel2.pri, whole genome shotgun sequence genomic stretch:
- the LSM8 gene encoding LSM8 homolog, U6 small nuclear RNA associated — MTSALENYINRTVAVITSDGRMIVGTLKGFDQTINLILDESHERVFSSSQGVEQVVLGLYIVRGDNVAVIGEIDEETDSALDLGNIRAEPLNSVVH, encoded by the exons ATGACCTCCGCGCTGGAGAACTACATCAACC GTACTGTTGCAGTAATTACTTCTGATGGAAGAATGATTGTG gGAACACTCAAAGGTTTTGACCAGACCATAAACTTGATTTTGGATGAAAGCCATGAACGAGTATTCAGTTCTTCACAAGGAGTTGAGCAAGTGGTGCTGGGCTTGTACATTGTGAGAGGTGATAACGT tgcTGTGATTGGTGAAATTGATGAAGAGACAGATTCTGCTCTTGACTTGGGGAATATTCGAGCAGAACCTTTAAACTCAGTTGTGCACTGA